A window of Tautonia plasticadhaerens contains these coding sequences:
- a CDS encoding ABC transporter permease, which yields MYKYLLCWRYLRTRYIALASIISVMLGVATMIVVNSVMAGFSTMMQERLHGTLSDIIVESFSLNGFDNPDEVMAAIEEAVGDDVEALAPSLQLFGYAMIPVGGGEHLTREVQIIGVRPQDRARVSEFAEYLYHQPREGQDQPAPAEPTFHVPDEHRLNTYLGQVYQETEADNPFKDILEQDLENLVPADGMILGFALGTVHRPETGEDMYIAPEGSKVILHFPSAGKTPEAKTGEFTVVSYFKSGMSEYDSMQVFVPIERLQFLRGQDGFVNQIQVKARPGADLEQVAQAIRVKLEQKWPTRFLTSTWEQKQGPLLAAVQVEQNILNILLFFIIAVAGFGILGIFSMIVVEKTKDIGILKALGASDSGIRGIFLAYGLTLGMVGSLVGMTGGLLFVKYINEIEDGLSVITGREVFDDSIYYFPEIPTLVEPMTVAWIVGGTLLIAVAASVWPAQRAARMHPVRALRYE from the coding sequence ATGTACAAGTATCTGCTCTGCTGGCGCTATTTGCGCACCCGATACATCGCGCTGGCGAGCATCATCAGCGTCATGCTCGGCGTGGCGACGATGATCGTGGTCAACTCGGTCATGGCCGGGTTCTCGACGATGATGCAGGAGCGGCTGCACGGCACGCTCTCCGACATCATCGTCGAGTCGTTCAGCCTCAACGGCTTCGACAACCCCGACGAGGTCATGGCGGCGATCGAGGAGGCCGTCGGCGACGACGTCGAGGCCCTCGCCCCGTCGCTCCAGCTCTTCGGCTACGCGATGATCCCGGTCGGCGGCGGAGAGCACTTGACCAGGGAGGTCCAGATCATCGGCGTCCGTCCCCAGGACCGGGCCCGGGTCAGCGAGTTCGCCGAGTACCTCTACCACCAGCCTCGGGAGGGTCAGGACCAGCCAGCCCCGGCCGAGCCGACCTTCCACGTCCCCGACGAGCACCGGCTGAACACCTACCTCGGCCAGGTCTACCAGGAGACCGAGGCCGACAACCCGTTCAAGGACATCCTCGAGCAGGACCTGGAGAACCTCGTCCCCGCCGACGGCATGATCCTCGGCTTCGCCCTGGGCACCGTCCACCGCCCCGAGACGGGGGAGGACATGTACATCGCCCCCGAGGGATCGAAGGTCATCCTCCACTTCCCCTCCGCCGGGAAGACGCCCGAGGCAAAGACGGGCGAGTTCACCGTCGTCAGCTACTTCAAGAGCGGGATGAGCGAGTACGACTCGATGCAGGTCTTCGTCCCCATCGAGCGGCTCCAGTTCCTCCGGGGCCAGGACGGCTTCGTCAACCAGATCCAGGTGAAGGCCCGCCCCGGCGCCGACCTGGAGCAGGTCGCCCAGGCCATCCGGGTGAAGCTGGAGCAGAAGTGGCCGACCCGGTTCCTGACCTCCACCTGGGAACAGAAGCAGGGCCCGCTGTTGGCGGCGGTGCAGGTGGAGCAGAACATCCTGAACATCCTGCTCTTCTTCATCATCGCCGTGGCCGGGTTCGGCATCCTCGGCATCTTCTCGATGATCGTGGTGGAGAAGACCAAGGACATCGGCATCCTCAAGGCGCTGGGGGCCTCCGACTCCGGCATCCGGGGCATCTTCCTCGCCTACGGGCTCACGCTGGGGATGGTCGGCAGCCTCGTCGGCATGACCGGCGGGCTGCTGTTCGTCAAGTACATCAACGAGATCGAGGACGGCCTGAGCGTCATCACCGGCCGGGAGGTCTTCGACGACTCGATCTACTATTTCCCCGAGATCCCGACCCTGGTCGAGCCGATGACCGTCGCCTGGATCGTCGGCGGGACGCTGCTGATCGCCGTCGCCGCCAGCGTCTGGCCGGCGCAGCGGGCGGCGAGGATGCACCCGGTCAGGGCCTTGCGTTACGAGTAG
- the larA gene encoding nickel-dependent lactate racemase → MRVTLDYGRTGLEVELPDDRVIGPLEIRDVAPLDDPDAAVVAGLEAPIGSPPLREIARGRKTACILICDITRPVPNETILRPTLEVLHEAGIAREDVLILVATGLHRPSTQAERVEMLGERIAREYRVEDHRGTVLEEHTFLGTTPRGVPAWIDSRYVDADLKIATGLIEPHLMAGYSGGRKLICPGIAAIETVKIWHGPGFLEHPKADCGFLEGNPVHEENTRIARMAGCDFIVNVTLDKQRRITSVVAGDMEQAFLEGVRFIEHVVKSPVREAVDVVVTSSAGYPLDTTFYQAVKGMTGCLPIVKQGGTIIIAAGLSEGIGSPEFQSLFRENPSLEVFMERILGKDYFVLDQWQLEELAKVRRKARVKVVSDGLPADTLSGLFVEPADTVESALAASLAEYGPDARVAVIPKGPYVLPTIEG, encoded by the coding sequence GCTGCCCGACGACCGGGTCATCGGCCCCCTGGAGATCCGGGACGTCGCCCCGCTGGACGACCCCGACGCCGCCGTCGTCGCCGGCCTGGAGGCCCCGATCGGTTCCCCCCCCCTCCGGGAGATCGCCCGGGGCCGGAAGACCGCCTGCATCCTCATCTGCGACATCACCCGACCGGTCCCCAACGAGACGATCCTCCGCCCCACGCTCGAGGTGCTCCACGAGGCCGGGATCGCCCGCGAGGACGTCCTGATCCTCGTCGCCACCGGCCTGCACCGCCCGAGCACCCAGGCCGAACGCGTCGAGATGCTCGGCGAGCGGATCGCCCGCGAGTATCGGGTCGAGGACCACCGCGGGACCGTCCTCGAGGAGCACACCTTCCTCGGCACCACCCCCAGGGGGGTCCCCGCCTGGATCGACTCGCGCTACGTCGACGCCGATTTGAAGATCGCCACCGGCCTGATCGAGCCCCACCTGATGGCGGGCTACTCGGGCGGCCGGAAGCTCATCTGCCCCGGCATCGCCGCGATCGAGACGGTGAAAATCTGGCACGGACCCGGCTTCCTGGAACACCCCAAGGCCGACTGCGGCTTCCTCGAAGGCAACCCCGTCCACGAGGAGAACACGAGGATCGCCCGGATGGCCGGGTGCGACTTCATCGTCAACGTCACCCTCGACAAGCAGCGCCGGATCACCTCGGTCGTCGCGGGGGACATGGAGCAGGCGTTCCTCGAAGGGGTACGTTTCATCGAGCACGTCGTCAAGTCCCCGGTCCGGGAGGCGGTCGACGTGGTCGTCACCAGCTCGGCCGGCTACCCGCTGGACACCACCTTCTACCAGGCCGTGAAGGGGATGACCGGCTGCCTGCCGATCGTCAAGCAGGGGGGCACGATCATCATCGCCGCCGGCCTGAGCGAGGGCATCGGCAGCCCCGAGTTCCAAAGCCTCTTCCGCGAGAATCCCTCGCTGGAGGTCTTCATGGAACGCATCCTCGGGAAGGATTATTTCGTCCTCGACCAGTGGCAACTCGAGGAACTGGCCAAGGTCCGCCGCAAGGCCCGCGTCAAGGTCGTCTCCGACGGCCTCCCCGCCGACACCCTCTCCGGCCTTTTCGTCGAGCCCGCAGATACGGTCGAGTCCGCCCTGGCCGCCTCGCTCGCCGAATACGGCCCCGACGCCCGGGTCGCCGTCATCCCGAAGGGACCTTACGTCCTGCCGACCATCGAAGGCTGA
- a CDS encoding VOC family protein: protein MTLFMTEIHVADPDRAARWYSRTLGLRVTHRDDLKGFVLVEATGGGRIALTRGEPIRGCRLVFRVDDVGAERDRLRVLGVEVTEVAHNAEEHYREVRLSDPDGTPITLFAWANR from the coding sequence ATGACGCTGTTCATGACCGAGATCCACGTCGCGGACCCGGATCGGGCCGCACGATGGTATTCCCGGACGCTCGGCCTCCGGGTGACGCATCGGGACGACCTCAAGGGATTCGTCCTCGTCGAGGCGACCGGTGGCGGGCGAATCGCGCTCACGCGAGGAGAACCGATCCGGGGCTGTCGTCTGGTGTTCCGCGTCGACGACGTCGGCGCGGAGCGCGACCGGTTGCGGGTGCTCGGCGTCGAGGTCACCGAGGTGGCCCACAACGCCGAGGAGCATTACCGCGAAGTGCGCCTGTCCGACCCGGACGGGACGCCGATCACCCTGTTCGCCTGGGCAAACCGCTGA
- a CDS encoding DUF1569 domain-containing protein: protein MGRRSLDFRDADAVIAEIRRLQGGGYTMLGKWTLTQMCEHLTSTFRVGLDGVDRRLPWLFRKLVGEPMARHVTRTRRMISGVPAPREVVPTAPGGPDDPALIDACIATIERARDATSLPRPHPMADLTVAQWKELNWVHCAHHLGFLVPRDGLAAPAGAAATGQSA from the coding sequence ATGGGGCGCCGATCGCTCGACTTCCGTGACGCCGACGCCGTCATCGCCGAGATCCGCCGCCTCCAGGGAGGCGGCTACACCATGCTCGGCAAGTGGACCCTGACCCAGATGTGCGAGCACCTCACCTCCACGTTCCGGGTCGGCCTCGACGGCGTCGACCGCCGCCTGCCGTGGCTCTTCCGCAAGCTCGTCGGAGAGCCGATGGCCCGCCACGTCACCCGGACCCGCCGGATGATCTCCGGCGTCCCCGCCCCCCGGGAGGTCGTGCCGACCGCCCCGGGAGGGCCGGACGACCCCGCCCTGATCGACGCCTGCATCGCCACGATCGAGCGGGCCCGGGACGCGACCTCCCTGCCCCGCCCGCACCCGATGGCGGATCTGACCGTCGCGCAGTGGAAGGAGCTGAACTGGGTCCATTGCGCCCACCACCTGGGCTTCCTCGTCCCCCGGGACGGCCTCGCCGCCCCGGCCGGTGCCGCCGCCACGGGCCAGTCCGCCTGA
- the lysS gene encoding lysine--tRNA ligase: MPEEKPDDLESVRAEKLRRIEALGIDPWGHRFDDHASIASVRSREPEAAQPGAEIPGPRVRVAGRVMLRRVQGNVHFLELRDWTGRIQVFVGKKQVGPEAWALAKELDLSDLLGIDGTLGFTKTGELTVFAESLTFLGKSLLPPPEKWHGLTDVEARSRMRYLDLFSNPESLQTFLGRSKIVSAIRRTLESRGFVEIEGPTMQSIAGGAAARPFTTHHNALDIDLYLRIALELHLKRLLVGGMERVFELGRVYRNEGISRKHNPEFTMMEAYQAYGDYHSMMDLTEAILCGAIDAVDGNYARTIHVGSEGEIAPVTVDFTPPWPRRTYHELVREHAGVDPTDPVAVKAKAESLGLQTAGKDPVVILGELFEESVEDRLTGPVFVIDYPAPLCPLTKRKAGHPEVAERFELFVLGMELANAYTELNDPNLQEQLFRQQLAGLPEDESMAKMDDDFIKALKHAMPPAGGLGIGIDRLCMLLLDRPSIRDVILFPLLRPQGQGSGGG, from the coding sequence ATGCCCGAGGAGAAGCCCGACGACCTGGAATCCGTCCGAGCCGAGAAGCTCCGGCGCATCGAGGCCCTGGGGATCGACCCCTGGGGCCATCGGTTCGACGACCACGCGTCGATCGCCTCCGTCCGCTCCCGGGAGCCCGAGGCCGCCCAGCCCGGCGCCGAGATCCCCGGCCCCCGGGTCCGGGTCGCCGGCCGGGTCATGCTCCGACGCGTCCAGGGGAACGTCCATTTCCTGGAACTCCGGGACTGGACCGGCCGCATCCAGGTCTTCGTCGGCAAGAAGCAGGTCGGCCCCGAGGCCTGGGCGCTCGCGAAGGAGTTGGATCTCTCCGACCTGCTCGGCATCGACGGCACGCTCGGCTTCACGAAGACCGGCGAGCTGACCGTCTTCGCCGAGTCGCTCACCTTCCTCGGCAAGAGCCTGCTCCCGCCCCCCGAGAAGTGGCACGGCCTGACCGACGTCGAGGCGCGCAGCCGGATGCGCTACCTCGACCTGTTCAGCAACCCCGAGAGCCTCCAGACCTTCCTCGGCCGCTCGAAGATCGTCTCGGCGATCCGTCGCACGCTCGAATCCCGGGGCTTCGTCGAGATCGAGGGACCCACGATGCAGTCGATCGCCGGGGGCGCCGCCGCCCGGCCGTTCACGACGCATCACAACGCGCTCGACATCGACCTGTACCTGCGGATCGCCCTCGAGCTGCACCTGAAGCGCCTGCTCGTGGGCGGCATGGAGCGCGTCTTCGAGCTGGGACGCGTCTACCGCAACGAGGGGATCAGCCGCAAGCACAACCCCGAGTTCACGATGATGGAGGCCTATCAGGCCTACGGCGACTACCACAGCATGATGGACCTGACCGAGGCCATCCTCTGCGGCGCCATCGACGCCGTCGACGGGAATTACGCCCGCACCATCCACGTCGGCTCCGAGGGGGAGATCGCCCCCGTCACCGTCGACTTCACCCCCCCCTGGCCTCGCAGGACGTATCACGAGCTGGTCCGGGAACACGCCGGGGTCGACCCGACCGACCCCGTCGCCGTGAAGGCGAAGGCCGAGTCCCTCGGCCTCCAGACCGCCGGCAAGGACCCGGTCGTCATCCTCGGGGAACTGTTCGAGGAGTCCGTCGAGGACAGGCTCACCGGCCCGGTCTTCGTGATCGACTACCCCGCCCCGCTCTGCCCGCTGACCAAGCGGAAGGCCGGTCACCCCGAGGTCGCCGAGCGGTTCGAGTTGTTCGTGCTCGGCATGGAGCTGGCCAACGCCTACACCGAGCTGAACGACCCGAACCTCCAGGAGCAACTCTTCCGGCAGCAGCTCGCCGGGCTGCCCGAGGACGAGTCGATGGCCAAGATGGACGACGACTTCATCAAGGCCCTGAAGCACGCCATGCCCCCCGCCGGAGGCCTCGGCATCGGCATCGACCGCCTCTGCATGCTCCTGCTCGACCGGCCGAGCATCCGGGACGTGATCCTCTTCCCGCTGCTCCGACCCCAGGGCCAGGGAAGCGGGGGCGGATAA